The following proteins are encoded in a genomic region of Gossypium hirsutum isolate 1008001.06 chromosome D05, Gossypium_hirsutum_v2.1, whole genome shotgun sequence:
- the LOC107907012 gene encoding zinc finger protein GAI-ASSOCIATED FACTOR 1, with translation MMKGLVVDESISNLTSTSGEVSASTNQEPLSKKKRTLPGNPDPEAEVIALSPKTLLATNRFICEICNKGFQRDQNLQLHRRGHNLPWKLKQRTNKEVVRKKVYVCPETTCVHHHPSRALGDLTGIKKHFCRKHGEKKWKCSKCSKRYAVQSDWKSHSKICGTREYRCDCGNLFSRRDSFITHRAFCDALAEETARAITAANQPGSSVSHINMTNLESQPLLHGYALNATSLNRDQDHRFNARVEAAGPDSGPPSINLSSSPFLLGHPLPHDENPSQNPSSTTLLPFQAPPASPHTSATALLQKAAQMGVTLSKPLQSPVVSMQRPYYYHHQAHMCGSTTFATSRAWGLSAREELGSEFTHSLSSFGNKARVTPGFLEQVANAPKSNAGAGAGAAAPSSLLHDMMTSLSGTSELEGSSSFEQSFNGTWITKRNSNKFQENYIDHHNFSETKESQSCRSDNHEGKGSGSSSSNNIRGNDGLTRDFLGLKAFPHTDIPNLVGLNHHVNSSSAYGQPNQHSETPWQG, from the exons ATGATGAAAGGTTTGGTGGTGGATGAGAGCATTTCGAATTTGACTTCAACATCTGGTGAAGTAAGTGCTTCGACAAATCAAGAACCATTATCAAAGAAGAAGAGAACTCTACCAGGCAACCCag ACCCAGAGGCTGAAGTCATAGCTTTGTCTCCCAAGACACTGCTTGCAACAAATAGATTTATATGTGAGATCTGTAACAAAGGGTTTCAAAGAGATCAGAATCTTCAGCTTCATAGAAGAGGACATAACTTGCCATGGAAACTAAAGCAAAGAACAAACAAGGAAGTGGTGAGGAAGAAGGTATATGTATGTCCAGAGACAACATGCGTGCACCATCACCCATCTAGGGCTCTTGGTGACCTCACGGGAATCAAGAAGCACTTTTGCAGAAAACATGGGGAGAAGAAATGGAAGTGTTCAAAGTGTTCAAAGCGTTATGCTGTTCAATCTGACTGGAAATCTCATTCCAAAATTTGTGGCACCAGAGAGTATAGATGTGACTGTGGGAACCTTTTCTCCAG GAGGGACAGTTTCATCACTCACAGAGCGTTTTGCGATGCTTTAGCTGAGGAGACTGCTAGAGCAATTACAGCTGCAAACCAACCTGGTTCTTCTGTTTCACACATAAATATGACCAATCTAGAATCCCAACCCCTACTCCATGGCTATGCCCTCAATGCAACATCTTTGAATAGAGACCAAGATCATCGTTTCAATGCAAGAGTAGAAGCTGCTGGGCCTGATTCTGGTCCCCCCTCAATAAATCTTTCATCATCACCATTTCTTTTAGGCCACCCACTGCCACATGACGAAAACCCTAGCCAAAACCCTAGTTCTACTACACTTCTTCCATTCCAAGCTCCGCCAGCTTCTCCACACACGTCTGCAACCGCACTCCTACAAAAAGCAGCTCAAATGGGGGTGACTTTGAGCAAGCCCTTACAATCACCAGTGGTATCCATGCAAAGACCTTACTACTACCACCACCAGGCTCACATGTGTGGTTCCACAACTTTTGCCACGTCTAGAGCTTGGGGTTTGTCGGCACGTGAAGAGTTGGGAAGTGAGTTCACCCACAGTTTGTCATCTTTTGGGAATAAAGCTCGTGTCACCCCTGGTTTCTTGGAACAGGTGGCTAACGCACCAAAGAGTAATGCAGGTGCTGGAGCCGGTGCTGCAGCTCCTAGTTCTCTACTCCATGATATGATGACTTCTTTATCTGGTACAAGTGAGCTAGAAGGGTCTTCATCTTTTGAACAGTCTTTCAATGGGACATGGATCACCAAAAGAAACAGcaataaatttcaagaaaattataTCGATCATCATAATTTCTCAGAAACAAAAGAATCCCAATCATGCAGAAGTGATAATCATGAAGGTAAAGGAAGTGGTAGTAGTAGTAGTAATAACATAAGAGGGAACGATGGGTTGACAAGAGATTTCTTGGGTCTTAAAGCTTTCCCACATACAGATATCCCCAACTTAGTAGGGCTTAATCATCACGTAAACTCTTCTTCAGCATATGGACAACCGAACCAGCACAGTGAAACACCATGGCAAGGTTAG
- the LOC107907011 gene encoding uncharacterized protein isoform X2, which yields MTSVEERRIVIRNDHGENLVGILRETGSKDLVIICHGFQSKKERIPMVTLATTLGREGISAFRFDFAGNGESEGSFMYGNYRREAEDLRAVIRHFRKNQHLITAIVGHSKGGNVVLLYASKYNDVPTVINISGRFHLEKGMEGRLGKDFLQRIKQNGFIDVKNRKGQFEYLVTQESLMDRLTTDTRAACLSIDQNCRVLTIHGSRDKIVPAKDALEFARFIRNHKLHIIEGADHEYTAHQDELATVVLDFVKAVREDRNTAELLQSCERAVNFIKARI from the exons ATGACTTCAG TAGAAGAGCGGAGAATTGTAATCCGAAACGATCATGGGGAGAACCTTGTTGGAATTTTACGCGAAACTGGTTCTAAGGATCTTGTCATCATTTGCCACGGTTTTCAATCCAAAAAA GAACGAATACCCATGGTGACTCTTGCCACTACTTTGGGAAGAGAGGGAATCAGTGCTTTCCGCTTTGACTTTGCTGGGAACGG GGAAAGTGAAGGTTCCTTTATGTATGGTAACTACCGCAGAGAAGCCGAAGATTTACGAGCTGTCATCCGACATTTCCGCAAGAACCAACATCTAATAACTGCAATTGTTGGCCACAGTAAAG GGGGGAATGTGGTGCTTCTCTATGCTTCAAAGTACAATGATGTACCCACCGTCATCAATATTTCTGGCCGGTtccatttggagaaaggcatggAAGGTCGATTGGGTAAAGATTTTTTACAAAGAATCAAGCAGAATGGGTTTATTGATGTTAAGAATAGAAAAG GACAGTTTGAATATCTTGTAACTCAAGAAAGTTTGATGGACCGATTAACCACCGACACTCGTGCAGCATGTCTTTCGATTGATCAAAATTGCAG GGTATTAACCATTCATGGATCCAGGGATAAAATTGTACCAGCCAAAGATGCCCTGGAATTTGCCAGGTTTATACGAAATCACAAGCTGCACATAATTGAAGGAGCTGATCATGAATATACTGCACACCAGGATGAGTTAGCTACAGTTGTGCTCGATTTTGTAAAGGCAGTTCGTGAAGACAGAAACACAGCTGAACTTCTGCAATCATGCGAAAGAGCAGTTAATTTCATCAAAGCTCGAATCTGA
- the LOC107907011 gene encoding uncharacterized protein isoform X1: MTSVEERRIVIRNDHGENLVGILRETGSKDLVIICHGFQSKKERIPMVTLATTLGREGISAFRFDFAGNGESEGSFMYGNYRREAEDLRAVIRHFRKNQHLITAIVGHSKGFLQGGMWCFSMLQSTMMYPPSSIFLAGSIWRKAWKVDWVKIFYKESSRMGLLMLRIEKFEYLVTQESLMDRLTTDTRAACLSIDQNCRVLTIHGSRDKIVPAKDALEFARFIRNHKLHIIEGADHEYTAHQDELATVVLDFVKAVREDRNTAELLQSCERAVNFIKARI; the protein is encoded by the exons ATGACTTCAG TAGAAGAGCGGAGAATTGTAATCCGAAACGATCATGGGGAGAACCTTGTTGGAATTTTACGCGAAACTGGTTCTAAGGATCTTGTCATCATTTGCCACGGTTTTCAATCCAAAAAA GAACGAATACCCATGGTGACTCTTGCCACTACTTTGGGAAGAGAGGGAATCAGTGCTTTCCGCTTTGACTTTGCTGGGAACGG GGAAAGTGAAGGTTCCTTTATGTATGGTAACTACCGCAGAGAAGCCGAAGATTTACGAGCTGTCATCCGACATTTCCGCAAGAACCAACATCTAATAACTGCAATTGTTGGCCACAGTAAAG GGTTCCTGCAGGGGGGAATGTGGTGCTTCTCTATGCTTCAAAGTACAATGATGTACCCACCGTCATCAATATTTCTGGCCGGTtccatttggagaaaggcatggAAGGTCGATTGGGTAAAGATTTTTTACAAAGAATCAAGCAGAATGGGTTTATTGATGTTAAGAATAGAAAAG TTTGAATATCTTGTAACTCAAGAAAGTTTGATGGACCGATTAACCACCGACACTCGTGCAGCATGTCTTTCGATTGATCAAAATTGCAG GGTATTAACCATTCATGGATCCAGGGATAAAATTGTACCAGCCAAAGATGCCCTGGAATTTGCCAGGTTTATACGAAATCACAAGCTGCACATAATTGAAGGAGCTGATCATGAATATACTGCACACCAGGATGAGTTAGCTACAGTTGTGCTCGATTTTGTAAAGGCAGTTCGTGAAGACAGAAACACAGCTGAACTTCTGCAATCATGCGAAAGAGCAGTTAATTTCATCAAAGCTCGAATCTGA
- the LOC107907011 gene encoding uncharacterized protein isoform X3 produces the protein MTSVEERRIVIRNDHGENLVGILRETGSKDLVIICHGFQSKKERIPMVTLATTLGREGISAFRFDFAGNGESEGSFMYGNYRREAEDLRAVIRHFRKNQHLITAIVGHSKGFLQGGMWCFSMLQSTMMYPPSSIFLAGSIWRKAWKVDWVKIFYKESSRMGLLMLRIEKFEYLVTQESLMDRLTTDTRAACLSIDQNCRDKIVPAKDALEFARFIRNHKLHIIEGADHEYTAHQDELATVVLDFVKAVREDRNTAELLQSCERAVNFIKARI, from the exons ATGACTTCAG TAGAAGAGCGGAGAATTGTAATCCGAAACGATCATGGGGAGAACCTTGTTGGAATTTTACGCGAAACTGGTTCTAAGGATCTTGTCATCATTTGCCACGGTTTTCAATCCAAAAAA GAACGAATACCCATGGTGACTCTTGCCACTACTTTGGGAAGAGAGGGAATCAGTGCTTTCCGCTTTGACTTTGCTGGGAACGG GGAAAGTGAAGGTTCCTTTATGTATGGTAACTACCGCAGAGAAGCCGAAGATTTACGAGCTGTCATCCGACATTTCCGCAAGAACCAACATCTAATAACTGCAATTGTTGGCCACAGTAAAG GGTTCCTGCAGGGGGGAATGTGGTGCTTCTCTATGCTTCAAAGTACAATGATGTACCCACCGTCATCAATATTTCTGGCCGGTtccatttggagaaaggcatggAAGGTCGATTGGGTAAAGATTTTTTACAAAGAATCAAGCAGAATGGGTTTATTGATGTTAAGAATAGAAAAG TTTGAATATCTTGTAACTCAAGAAAGTTTGATGGACCGATTAACCACCGACACTCGTGCAGCATGTCTTTCGATTGATCAAAATTGCAG GGATAAAATTGTACCAGCCAAAGATGCCCTGGAATTTGCCAGGTTTATACGAAATCACAAGCTGCACATAATTGAAGGAGCTGATCATGAATATACTGCACACCAGGATGAGTTAGCTACAGTTGTGCTCGATTTTGTAAAGGCAGTTCGTGAAGACAGAAACACAGCTGAACTTCTGCAATCATGCGAAAGAGCAGTTAATTTCATCAAAGCTCGAATCTGA
- the LOC107907011 gene encoding uncharacterized protein isoform X4, translating to MTSVEERRIVIRNDHGENLVGILRETGSKDLVIICHGFQSKKERIPMVTLATTLGREGISAFRFDFAGNGESEGSFMYGNYRREAEDLRAVIRHFRKNQHLITAIVGHSKGGNVVLLYASKYNDVPTVINISGRFHLEKGMEGRLGKDFLQRIKQNGFIDVKNRKGQFEYLVTQESLMDRLTTDTRAACLSIDQNCRDKIVPAKDALEFARFIRNHKLHIIEGADHEYTAHQDELATVVLDFVKAVREDRNTAELLQSCERAVNFIKARI from the exons ATGACTTCAG TAGAAGAGCGGAGAATTGTAATCCGAAACGATCATGGGGAGAACCTTGTTGGAATTTTACGCGAAACTGGTTCTAAGGATCTTGTCATCATTTGCCACGGTTTTCAATCCAAAAAA GAACGAATACCCATGGTGACTCTTGCCACTACTTTGGGAAGAGAGGGAATCAGTGCTTTCCGCTTTGACTTTGCTGGGAACGG GGAAAGTGAAGGTTCCTTTATGTATGGTAACTACCGCAGAGAAGCCGAAGATTTACGAGCTGTCATCCGACATTTCCGCAAGAACCAACATCTAATAACTGCAATTGTTGGCCACAGTAAAG GGGGGAATGTGGTGCTTCTCTATGCTTCAAAGTACAATGATGTACCCACCGTCATCAATATTTCTGGCCGGTtccatttggagaaaggcatggAAGGTCGATTGGGTAAAGATTTTTTACAAAGAATCAAGCAGAATGGGTTTATTGATGTTAAGAATAGAAAAG GACAGTTTGAATATCTTGTAACTCAAGAAAGTTTGATGGACCGATTAACCACCGACACTCGTGCAGCATGTCTTTCGATTGATCAAAATTGCAG GGATAAAATTGTACCAGCCAAAGATGCCCTGGAATTTGCCAGGTTTATACGAAATCACAAGCTGCACATAATTGAAGGAGCTGATCATGAATATACTGCACACCAGGATGAGTTAGCTACAGTTGTGCTCGATTTTGTAAAGGCAGTTCGTGAAGACAGAAACACAGCTGAACTTCTGCAATCATGCGAAAGAGCAGTTAATTTCATCAAAGCTCGAATCTGA
- the LOC107907010 gene encoding UDP-sulfoquinovose synthase, chloroplastic — protein sequence MAHLMSTSCSIKISSSYRPFGQPLSEDRTVLPNSFTIKTSKSPFKRLISKGHRAGRSCGVLAIAASVSKEVSANPRSGSDRSPNDSSKPQRVMVIGGDGYCGWATALHLSNKGYEVAIVDSLVRRLFDHQLGLDSLTPISSIHNRLRCWKAITGKTIELYIGDICDFEFLSETFNSFEPDAVVHFGEQRSAPYSMIDRSRAVFTQKNNVIGTLNVLFAMKEFREECHLVKLGTMGEYGTPNIDIEEGYITISHNGRTDTLPYPKQASSFYHLSKVHDSNNIAFTCKAWGIRATDLNQGVVYGVKTDETSMHEQLYNRLDYDGVFGTALNRFCVQAAVGHPLTVYGKGGQTRGYLDIRDTVQCVELAIANPAKPGEFRVFNQFTEQFSVNELAALVTKAGQKLGLDVQTISVPNPRVEAEEHYYNAKHTKLIELGLKPHLLSDSLLDSLLNFAIEFKDRIDTKQIMPSISWKKIGVTPQTVPAN from the exons ATGGCACATCTGATGTCAACTTCATGCTCAATAAAGATCTCCTCTAGCTACAGACCTTTTGGTCAACCTCTAAGTGAGGATCGAACCGTACTTCCTAACTCTTTTACCATTAAGACTTCCAAGTCACCTTTCAAAAGGCTCATTTCGAAAGGGCACAGGGCAGGAAGGAGTTGTGGGGTTCTTGCAATTGCTGCCTCTGTGAGCAAAGAAGTTTCAGCTAATCCCAGGTCTGGTTCTGATCGGTCCCCAAATGATTCTTCAAAGCCTCAGCGAGTCATGGTTATTGGCGGGGATGGCTACTGTGGTTGGGCTACAGCCCTTCACCTGTCCAACAAAGGTTACGAGGTTGCTATTGTGGATAGCCTTGTTCGACGGCTCTTTGACCACCAGCTTGGTCTTGACTCCTTAACACCCATTTCGTCCATCCATAACCGACTCCGTTGTTGGAAAGCTATAACTGGGAAGACAATTGAACTTTACATTGGTGATATTTGTGACTTTGAGTTCTTATCTGAAACCTTCAACTCGTTCGAACCTGATGCTGTTGTCCATTTTGGAGAGCAGCGGTCTGCTCCATATTCAATGATTGATCGATCAAGAGCTGTGTTTACTCAGAAAAATAATGTGATTGGAACGCTTAATGTTCTTTTTGCAATGAAGGAATTCAGAGAAGAGTGCCATCTTGTAAAGCTTGGAACAATGGGAGAGTATGGAACTCCCAACATAGATATCGAAGAGGGTTATATAACAATTAGTCACAATGGAAGGACTGATACTTTACCTTATCCAAAGCAAGCTAGCTCCTTTTATCATCTCAGTAAGGTTCATGATTCAAATAATATAGCCTTCACTTGCAAGGCTTGGGGGATCAGAGCCACTGATCTGAATCAAGGAGTGGTTTATGGGGTTAAGACCGATGAGACTTCAATGCATGAACAGCTGTATAACAGGTTAGATTATGATGGAGTATTTGGAACAGCATTGAATCGGTTTTGTGTTCAGGCTGCTGTCGGTCATCCTCTTACAGTTTATGGGAAAGGAGGCCAG aCTAGGGGTTACCTTGACATAAGAGACACGGTTCAATGCGTGGAACTTGCCATTGCAAATCCAGCAAAGCCTGGTGAATTTCGGGTGTTCAATCAATTCACCGAGCAGTTTTCCGTCAATGAACTGGCTGCCCTTGTAACAAAAGCAGGACAGAAGCTTGGACTTGACGTGCAAACCATATCTGTGCCCAACCCAAGAGTTGAGGCAGAGGAACATTATTACAATGCAAAGCATACTAAACTCATTGAGCTGGGACTAAAACCACATCTCCTCTCAGACTCTCTTCTCGACTCATTGCTCAACTTTGCTATCGAGTTCAAGGATCGCATCGACACAAAACAGATTATGCCCAGCAtttcatggaaaaaaattggGGTGACGCCACAGACTGTACCAGCTAATTAG